One stretch of Paraburkholderia fungorum DNA includes these proteins:
- the hemC gene encoding hydroxymethylbilane synthase, whose protein sequence is MNTETFSTPPHTLVIASRESRLAMWQAEHVRCALHKLYPSCDVKILGMTTRGDQILDRTLSKVGGKGLFVKELEAALADGRADLAVHSLKDVPMELPPGFALSTIMEREDPRDAFVSNEYDSLAALPEGAVVGTSSLRREAMLRMRYPHLEVKPLRGNLDTRLSKLDRGDYAAIILAAAGLKRLGLGERIRALIDPEDSLPAAGQGALGIEIRADRADLAAWLAPLHHEHTAAAVEAERMVSRSLGGSCEVPLAAYASWHDGALHLRGIVATTDGQRVLSAQASAPAPTVERALALGKEVADALEQQGAMDIVRALSTASGPAAASGE, encoded by the coding sequence ATGAACACCGAGACGTTTTCTACGCCACCCCACACGCTTGTGATTGCGTCGCGAGAGAGCCGCCTGGCCATGTGGCAAGCGGAGCATGTGCGATGTGCGCTGCACAAATTATATCCATCTTGTGACGTAAAAATCCTCGGAATGACGACACGCGGCGATCAAATTCTCGATCGCACGTTGTCGAAGGTCGGCGGCAAGGGCCTGTTCGTCAAGGAACTGGAAGCCGCACTGGCCGATGGCCGCGCCGATCTCGCCGTCCATTCGCTGAAAGATGTGCCGATGGAACTGCCGCCCGGCTTCGCGTTGTCCACCATCATGGAGCGCGAAGACCCGCGCGACGCATTCGTCTCCAATGAGTACGACTCGCTGGCCGCGTTGCCGGAAGGCGCCGTGGTCGGCACGTCGAGCCTGCGCCGTGAAGCGATGCTGCGCATGCGTTATCCGCACCTCGAAGTGAAGCCGTTGCGCGGCAATCTGGATACGCGTCTGTCGAAACTCGATCGCGGTGATTACGCGGCGATCATTCTGGCGGCGGCTGGTTTGAAGCGTCTCGGTCTGGGCGAGCGCATCCGCGCGTTGATCGATCCCGAAGACAGCTTGCCCGCTGCCGGTCAGGGCGCGCTCGGCATCGAGATTCGCGCCGATCGCGCGGACCTTGCCGCATGGCTCGCGCCGTTGCATCACGAACACACGGCGGCTGCGGTCGAAGCGGAGCGGATGGTGTCGCGCTCGCTCGGCGGCAGTTGCGAAGTGCCGCTCGCCGCGTACGCGAGTTGGCATGACGGCGCGCTGCATCTGCGTGGCATCGTTGCGACGACCGATGGTCAACGCGTGTTGAGCGCGCAGGCATCGGCGCCTGCACCGACCGTCGAACGTGCGCTCGCGCTCGGCAAGGAAGTGGCGGACGCGCTCGAACAGCAAGGCGCGATGGACATCGTCCGCGCACTCAGTACTGCCAGCGGTCCCGCTGCGGCGTCCGGCGAGTGA